From the genome of Hathewaya histolytica, one region includes:
- the rsmG gene encoding 16S rRNA (guanine(527)-N(7))-methyltransferase RsmG, translated as MDYFNILQEACQDIGLEFTKEKYEQFMLYKDLIKEWNQKVNLTSIKEDEEIIKKHFIDSIKIFKFEGLKDAKKVIDIGTGGGFPGIPMKIVNPECEMVLLDSLNKRVNFLNIVIKELKLDNISTIHGRAEDFALNPEYREQFDCVVSRAVANMSVLSELCLPYVNLGKHFIPLKGPAVEEELEESKRALDILGGNVEKVIPVQIENSDLEHNLVIVKKIKHTPKQYPRKAGTANKKPLK; from the coding sequence ATGGATTACTTTAATATATTACAAGAGGCCTGTCAGGATATTGGATTAGAGTTTACTAAGGAAAAATATGAACAATTTATGCTTTATAAGGATTTAATAAAAGAGTGGAACCAAAAGGTTAATTTAACATCTATTAAAGAAGATGAAGAAATAATAAAAAAGCACTTTATAGATTCTATTAAGATTTTCAAATTTGAGGGGTTAAAAGATGCTAAAAAGGTTATAGATATTGGAACTGGAGGAGGATTTCCAGGTATACCAATGAAAATAGTTAATCCTGAATGTGAAATGGTATTATTAGATTCTTTAAATAAGAGAGTTAACTTTCTTAATATAGTTATAAAAGAACTTAAGCTTGATAATATAAGTACGATACACGGAAGAGCAGAAGATTTTGCTTTAAATCCAGAGTATAGAGAACAGTTTGATTGTGTAGTTTCACGAGCGGTAGCTAATATGTCAGTTCTTAGCGAATTATGTCTACCTTATGTAAACTTAGGTAAACACTTTATTCCACTTAAAGGACCAGCAGTTGAGGAAGAATTGGAGGAGTCAAAAAGAGCCTTAGACATATTAGGTGGAAATGTAGAGAAAGTTATTCCTGTTCAAATAGAAAATAGTGATTTAGAACATAACTTAGTTATAGTTAAGAAAATAAAGCATACTCCAAAACAATATCCTAGAAAAGCAGGTACTGCTAATAAAAAACCATTAAAGTAA